AGGCCCCGGATCTGGAAGGCCGCGAGGAGATCCTCAAGGTCCACGCCAAGGGCAAGCCTTTCGTACCCAACGTCGATTTGCATACCGTAGCTGTGCGTACGCCCGGCTTTACCGGTGCCGATCTGGCCAACGTGTTGAACGAGGCTGCGTTGCTTTGCGCCCGTGTGGGAGCCCAGCTGATCGACAACCGCGCCATCGACGAGGCCATTGACCGCGTCCAGTCCGGACCGAAGCGCCAGTCGCGCGGTATGGCTTTGGACGAGATGCGCAACACCGCCTATCACGAGGGTGGTCATGCGCTGGTCGCCGCCGCGCTGCACCACACCGACCCGGTGACCAAGGTGACGATTCTGCCGCGAGGCCGCGCCTTGGGCTACACCGCCGTCATGCCCACGCAGGATCGCTACTCCCAGTCCCGCAACGAGCTTTTGGACCAGATGGCTTACGCCATGGGCGGGCGCACCGCCGAAGAGGTCGTTTTCCACGATCCGACCACCGGTGCCTCCAACGATATCGAGAAGGCGACGCAGATCGCCCGCAAGATGGTCATTGAATTCGGTCTGTCTTCCAAGCTTGGTGCCGTTAAATGGGGCGATTCCGAGCACGGCGAAGATTCCGCCAACAACTTCATCCATGATTACTCCGAGCGTACGCAGGATGTCATCGATGAAGAGGTGCACGGCATGATCGAGACCGCGCACACCGAAGCGTGGCAGATCATCACCGAGAACCGCGACGTGCTCGATGAGCTTGTACGTCAGCTCTTGGTCAAGGAAACCCTGAACGAGAAGGAGCTGAAGGTCATCTTCGCCAACCTCAAGATGGCTCCGGAACGCAAGCTTTGGCTCTCCGATTCGGCTCGCCCGGATTCCGAGATTCCGCCGGTGCCGATTCCCGAATCGCTGAAGCGTTCGGTCGGCATGAAGCCGGAAGATTCCGAGTGATTTATGTCGAATCCATTGATTGATGATTCGCAAGATTCGAGGGGCGTGACAGCTGATGGCACGCCCCTCGGCGTTCAAGCGCAGCTTTCGCTCTCGTTCGACGAGACGTTGAGTGAGGACGTCGCTGCCGGTGCCGAAATATGGCAGCGAATGCTTCAAGCCATTGCCAGCGGAAAGATACGTGCTGATGTCACGGTGAGGTTCGAGGATACCGGCGATGGTGGCCAGAATACTGATGGCGGAAGTGCCGGTGCTGAAGGGCCTGACAGCAGCGTTATAGCTGCTATTACACTTTCTGATGTTCCGGTAACGCTTGGTGCAGGCAGGATTGCCGACGAAAACGGCAGCGGAACGTCAAATATGGCTGAAAGAGTCGCTCCCACCAAGGCTTCGCTGGCCGGGGCGACGATAGCCGAGCAGCAGCGTCGGGACGAGGCCGATAAAAAGCAGGCCCGGCAGCAGGACAATGCCGATGACGTCTATACGGTTCCACGCCGCGCCATTATCGCCATGCGCAGCAAGACCAATGACGCCGCCAAGCGTTTCCGTTCCGTTATCGTTTCACTTGACGCGGTGCCAGGCAACCAGGTCGAGGGTATTTCCCCGCTCTACCAAGTTATGGGCATCGACAGTTCCGATGCCAGCGCCGCCGTCATCCAACTCACCACGAAACTGAAGCCACAGGCCATCGTCGCGTTGCTCGATTCCCTCTCGGCCTCGCACGAAGGTGCCGTCAAGTTGCGCCTGGTTGACGTCGAGGGTGAGACGATGAATTCGCAGGGTGTAGACGAAAACGTGGGTGTCAAAGCGAGCAATAATGACACTGACAATACTGGTGATAGTACCGCTGGTAATGCTGCTCAAAACGCGGCTCAAAATGATGCCGAAAATGCTGCCGAGAACATCGCGTATGCCATCGAACTGCCGTTGGCGGCGGCGAAAAAGCAGGCCGAAATCCTTGCGCCGTGGCTCGATATGGACCCGGATGCAAGGCTTGACGGCGACCCGGTCTCCTTCCTGCTCGCGATGGCACCCGATGCCGCGCGCGTCGGCAAGGTGGATGACCGCTGGATACTGGGGGAGACGCAATGAGTGCACGACGGACCCCCTGGTGGTATTACGTAATCGCGGCGCTGATTGGCCTGTTGTTCGGCGCGATACTGGTCAAATCCGATGAAATGAGCGGGCTTTCGTTGCTCGGCGCTCCGTGGTTCGTCGCGTTCGTTCTGATATTGCTTGGTGCGGTAGTGCTGATACTTGCCCTGCAAGTGCACCAATACGCGATAACCGATCCGCGCAGACGCAAAAGCTGGATTGACCCGACCAAAGCCGTCTACACGCTGGTATTGTGCAAGGCGCTGGGCATCGCCGGGGCAGGACTCGCCGGGTGGTATCTCGCGCAGGCCCTGCTGTGCCTTCCCCATTGGAGCATTCCGTATTTTCAGAACGTGATTACCCAATGTGCTGTGACCACTGTCATCTGCATTGCCGACATGGTGGTGGGCATCGTCGGCGAATGGCTCTGCCAGCTGCCGCCGAGTGAAGGCGCCGAAAACCCGAAGATCAAAGCCGCCCAGCGTCGCGAACGTCAGCGTAAGCTCGCTGCCGGAGGTTCTATGAGCAAAAGAAGCGATTAGCTGACTCGCAACGCCTCGAACGTTTAGTTCGCAACGCACCAAATATCTGACCGGTAACGTCTGAACCATCAGACTGGCAATGCTTGAAACGAAAGGACACAACGAAGTGCTCACACGAACGTTTGAAAAGAACGACGAACCGTACGATCTGTTGATTTCTGATCCGCAGCAAGCGGACTCTGGGGAATTCTGGACAAAGGTGACGTTGGAGTGTGACAGCGACATCGTGTGGTCCCATCAAATCGGGGGCATAGATGGTATCCAATCGACATTGTTGGCTTTGGGGATCGCACGTAGACTGCTCGAGAGCGACGGCGGCTTCACGTTCCTTGACAGCCCGGACCTGATGCTTCCCGGTTTTTAATAGCGGGGTTAAGACTCGGCAGACTGTATAGAACAATTCGGCGGATGGATTGGCTTTAGTGCTGTTCCATCCGCCGAATTATTTGGTTTTGATAACCCTACAAGCTTTACACGAGATTTACTTCTTCCCGTCGTTTTTCTTGTCGTCTTTCTTTTCAGGTACGCGAATGGTGGCTTCTTGCGTCATCGCAGCCAACAACCTACCATCGGCCGAATAGACTTTGGCGATGCCCAAA
This genomic stretch from Bifidobacterium sp. ESL0690 harbors:
- a CDS encoding DUF3180 domain-containing protein; translated protein: MSARRTPWWYYVIAALIGLLFGAILVKSDEMSGLSLLGAPWFVAFVLILLGAVVLILALQVHQYAITDPRRRKSWIDPTKAVYTLVLCKALGIAGAGLAGWYLAQALLCLPHWSIPYFQNVITQCAVTTVICIADMVVGIVGEWLCQLPPSEGAENPKIKAAQRRERQRKLAAGGSMSKRSD